Proteins from a genomic interval of Anolis sagrei isolate rAnoSag1 chromosome 1, rAnoSag1.mat, whole genome shotgun sequence:
- the FZD7 gene encoding frizzled-7, whose amino-acid sequence MLRAAAMGLWGLLALAWLMPHASRGQPSSSSSQGEKGISVPDHGFCQPISIPLCTDIAYNQTILPNLLGHTSQEDAGLEVHQFYPLVKVQCSPELRFFLCSMYAPVCTVLEQAIPPCRSLCERARHGCEALMNKFGFQWPERLRCENFPVHGAGEICVGQNTSDTSSSGGGGRGAGVAPGSPATASYPTEHLPGPPVHPLPPTTGHATFTFSCPRQLKVPPYLGYRFLGERDCGAPCDPDLPNGGLMYFKQAEVRFARLLVGIWSVLCCASTLFTVLTYLVDMRRFSYPERPIIFLSGCYFMVAVAYVAGFLLEDRVVCVERFSEDGFRTVVQGTKKEGCTILFMILYFFGMASSIWWVILSLTWFLAAGMKWGHEAIEANSQYFHLAAWAVPAIKTITILAMGQVDGDVLSGVCYVGLYSVDALRGFVLAPLFVYLFIGTSFLLAGFVSLFRIRTIMKHDGTKTEKLEKLMVRIGVFSVLYTVPATIVLACYFYEQAFQDTWEKTWLLQNCKSYAITCPAANFAPMSPDFTVFLIKYLMTMIVGITTGFWIWTGKTLQSWRRFYHRLSTGSKGETAV is encoded by the coding sequence ATGCTCAGGGCAGCAGCCATGGGCCTGTGGGGTCTGCTGGCCTTAGCTTGGCTGATGCCCCATGCCAGCCGTGGgcagccttcttcttcttcttcgcagGGCGAGAAGGGCATCTCGGTGCCGGACCACGGCTTCTGCCAGCCCATCTCCATCCCCTTGTGCACCGACATTGCCTACAACCAGACCATCCTGCCCAACCTGCTGGGCCACACCAGCCAGGAGGATGCCGGCCTGGAGGTGCACCAGTTCTACCCGCTGGTCAAGGTGCAGTGCTCCCCGGAGCTGCGCTTCTTCCTCTGCTCCATGTACGCCCCGGTCTGCACCGTCCTGGAGCAAGCCATCCCGCCCTGCCGCTCCCTCTGCGAGAGGGCCCGCCACGGCTGCGAGGCCCTCATGAACAAGTTTGGCTTCCAGTGGCCCGAGCGCCTGCGCTGTGAGAACTTCCCCGTCCACGGCGCTGGGGAGATCTGCGTGGGACAGAACACCTCCGACACCTCATCCTCCGGGGGAGGAGGGCGTGGAGCAGGCGTCGCCCCGGGGAGCCCTGCCACCGCCTCGTACCCCACAGAACACTTACCCGGACCCCCTGTTCACCCACTGCCTCCCACCACCGGTCACGCCACCTTCACCTTCTCCTGTCCCCGGCAGCTCAAGGTGCCCCCGTACCTGGGCTACCGCTTCCTAGGTGAGCGGGATTGTGGCGCCCCATGCGATCCTGACCTGCCCAACGGAGGACTCATGTACTTCAAGCAGGCCGAGGTCCGCTTTGCCCGCCTGCTCGTGGGCATCTGGTCGGTGCTTTGCTGCGCTTCCACGCTCTTCACCGTCTTGACTTACTTGGTGGACATGCGGCGCTTCAGCTACCCCGAACGGCCCATCATCTTCCTCTCTGGCTGCTACTTCATGGTGGCTGTGGCCTATGTGGCTGGCTTCCTGCTAGAGGACCGTGTGGTGTGCGTGGAGCGCTTCTCGGAGGATGGCTTCCGGACAGTGGTGCAGGGCACCAAGAAGGAGGGCTGCACCATCCTCTTCATGATCCTCTACTTCTTTGGCATGGCCAGCTCCATCTGGTGGGTCATCCTCTCACTCACCTGGTTCCTGGCGGCAGGCATGAAGTGGGGCCACGAGGCCATTGAGGCCAACTCCCAGTACTTCCACTTGGCCGCCTGGGCTGTGCCAGCCATCAAGACCATCACCATCCTGGCCATGGGGCAGGTGGATGGAGACGTCCTCAGCGGGGTGTGCTATGTGGGCCTCTACAGCGTGGACGCCCTGCGGGGCTTCGTCCTGGCCCCACTCTTCGTCTACCTCTTCATTGGCACCTCCTTCCTGCTGGCCGGCTTTGTCTCCCTCTTCCGCATCCGGACCATCATGAAGCACGACGGCACCAAGACTGAGAAGCTGGAGAAGCTGATGGTGCGTATCGGGGTCTTCAGCGTCCTCTACACCGTGCCGGCCACCATCGTGCTGGCCTGCTACTTCTACGAGCAGGCCTTCCAGGACACCTGGGAGAAGACCTGGCTCCTGCAGAACTGCAAGAGCTACGCCATCACTTGCCCTGCCGCCAACTTCGCCCCCATGAGCCCTGACTTCACAGTCTTCCTCATCAAGTATCTCATGACCATGATTGTGGGCATCACCACCGGCTTCTGGATTTGGACTGGCAAGACCCTCCAGTCTTGGCGGCGCTTCTACCACAGACTCAGCACTGGGAGCAAAGGGGAGACGGCAGTATGA